Proteins co-encoded in one Salvia splendens isolate huo1 chromosome 4, SspV2, whole genome shotgun sequence genomic window:
- the LOC121798742 gene encoding calcium-dependent protein kinase 32-like, protein MGNCCATPQTSDEKLNGKHKRNPFATDYGVPNGGRKSYVLSNPTGHNLEEVYELGRELGRGEFGVTYMCTDKATGEKFACKSISKQKLRTKVDIDDVRREVEIMRKLPNHPNIVSLKDAYEDDHAVHLVMELCEGGELFDRIVARGHYTERAAAAVTRTIVEVIQVCHQHGVMHRDLKPENFLFANMKETAPLKAIDFGLSVFFSPGQRFNEIVGSPYYMAPEVLKRNYGPEVDVWSAGVILYILLCGFPPFWAETEQGVAQAIIRSDVKFKRDPWPKVSDKAKDLVKKMLNPDPKQRPTAQEVLDHPWLQNAKSAPNVSLGETVRARLKQFSTMNKLKKRALRVIAQHLSVEEVAGIKDGFQMMDTSKRGKIDMNELRAGLHKLGHHIPETDVQFLMEAGDVDKDGFLDYGEFVAISVHLRKMGSDDHLRKAFEFFDKNETGYIEIEELRDSLTDEAEALSEEVINAIIQDVDTDKDGRISYEEFAAMMKAGTDWRKASRQYSRERYNSLSQKLMKDGSLQMTNVPS, encoded by the exons ATGGGAAATTGTTGTGCAACACCACAAACATCCGATGAGAAGTTGAACGGAAAGCATAAAAGAAATCCCTTTGCAACGGATTACGGTGTGCCAAATGGTGGCCGCAAATCCTATGTGCTGAGCAATCCAACAGGGCACAATCTGGAGGAGGTTTATGAGCTCGGCCGCGAGCTCGGGCGGGGGGAGTTTGGGGTGACATACATGTGCACTGACAAGGCGACAGGGGAGAAATTCGCTTGCAAATCCATCTCCAAGCAGAAGCTGAGGACTAAGGTGGATATTGATGATGTTAGGAGGGAGGTTGAGATCATGAGGAAACTGCCTAACCATCCCAACATTGTCAGCTTGAAGGATGCCTATGAGGATGATCATGCTGTGCACTTGGTTATGGAGCTCTGTGAGGGTGGTGAGCTCTTTGATAGGATTGTTGCTAGAGGGCATTACACGGAGAGGGCTGCTGCGGCCGTGACTCGGACCATCGTGGAAGTTATTCAG GTCTGCCATCAGCATGGGGTTATGCACCGTGATCTCAAGCCCGAAAACTTCTTGTTCGCCAACATGAAGGAAACAGCACCACTTAAGGCCATTGATTTTGGACTTTCAGTCTTCTTCAGTCCCG GACAAAGATTCAACGAGATCGTGGGAAGTCCTTACTATATGGCTCCGGAGGTTCTAAAGAGAAACTATGGTCCAGAAGTAGATGTCTGGAGTGCTGGTGTCATCCTCTACATCTTGTTGTGTGGTTTCCCGCCTTTTTGGGCCG AAACTGAACAAGGCGTGGCTCAAGCAATCATTCGTTCGGATGTGAAATTCAAACGGGATCCTTGGCCTAAGGTCTCCGATAAAGCCAAGGACCTGGTCAAGAAGATGCTCAACCCAGACCCAAAACAGCGGCCTACAGCACAGGAAGTTCTAg ATCATCCTTGGTTGCAGAATGCAAAAAGTGCTCCTAATGTTTCTCTGGGTGAAACTGTAAGAGCTAGACTGAAACAATTCTCCACTATGAACAAGCTCAAGAAGAGAGCTTTAAGG GTCATTGCTCAGCATTTGTCCGTGGAGGAAGTGGCCGGAATCAAAGATGGATTCCAGATGATGGACACTAGCAAGAGGGGGAAAATAGACATGAACGAGTTGAGAGCCGGTCTCCACAAGCTTGGCCATCATATTCCAGAAACTGACGTTCAGTTTCTCATGGAAGCT GGTGATGTGGATAAGGATGGTTTCCTCGACTATGGTGAGTTTGTGGCAATATCTGTGCACCTGAGGAAGATGGGCAGTGATGATCATCTACGCAAGGCCTTTGAGTTCTTCGACAAAAACGAGACTGGCTATATAGAGATCGAAGAACTGAGGGACTCCCTCACAGATGAGGCAGAGGCGTTGAGTGAAGAAGTCATCAATGCCATTATCCAAGATGTAGACACAGATAAG GACGGGCGCATAAGTTATGAGGAGTTTGCGGCCATGATGAAGGCGGGGACGGACTGGAGGAAGGCGTCTAGGCAGTACTCGAGAGAGCGGTACAACAGCCTCAGCCAAAAGCTGATGAAAGATGGATCTCTTCAGATGACCAATGTCCCTAGCTAG
- the LOC121800477 gene encoding RING-H2 finger protein ATL79-like, with protein sequence MRKVPSLGARVATAMAEFNSHLSPPPSLPASKVAAAPESHPVRCDAQTCPWWPYSSSKDFKANTALIIVVLLCALTCALAFNAGIRYIVRLHCRRRRREEGEIEKGEASGVPVPGLIYAEGMKLAGEETECIICLADFAVGEKIRVLEKCNHGFHLNCIQKWLISHSSCPTCRTNCSTPSPP encoded by the coding sequence ATGAGGAAGGTACCTTCTTTAGGAGCACGAGTAGCAACGGCGATGGCGGAATTCAATTCACACTTATCCCCACCACCATCTTTACCCGCCTCCAAGGTGGCAGCGGCGCCTGAATCGCATCCGGTGAGGTGCGACGCCCAAACATGCCCGTGGTGGCCGTACTCTAGCTCGAAGGATTTCAAGGCGAACACGGCGTTGATCATCGTGGTGCTCCTGTGCGCTCTGACCTGCGCGCTGGCGTTCAACGCCGGAATCCGCTACATCGTGCGGCTGCATTGCAGGCGGAGGCGGCGCGAGGAAGGCGAGATCGAGAAGGGGGAGGCGAGCGGGGTTCCAGTTCCAGGTCTGATTTACGCGGAGGGGATGAAGCTGGCAGGGGAGGAGACGGAGTGCATAATCTGTTTGGCGGATTTCGCGGTGGGGGAGAAGATCAGAGTTCTGGAAAAATGCAACCATGGATTCCACCTCAATTGCATTCAGAAATGGCTTATTTCACACTCGTCATGCCCTACTTGCAGAACCAATTGCTCAACCCCTTCGCCTCCATGA